A single genomic interval of halophilic archaeon DL31 harbors:
- a CDS encoding hypothetical protein (KEGG: hbo:Hbor_10130 hypothetical protein) produces the protein MRLKPLPEPPTSLEAVAAAQRAIPLVPGSENDCCARLMRRRQFQSRDVARTWLTFLRALELAEETESGFKRTNREPTLENVRESFLDRVFGAEETLAALQSRRNPLPADEAFAALRPMVPGWERHKQRGWEAVWAERVGDMLEWLVLLGLAERTETGYSATDS, from the coding sequence GTGCGACTCAAACCGCTCCCGGAACCGCCGACCTCACTCGAAGCAGTCGCTGCAGCGCAGCGAGCGATCCCGCTGGTTCCGGGCTCGGAGAACGACTGCTGTGCCCGGCTGATGCGCCGCCGGCAGTTCCAGAGCCGGGACGTGGCCCGGACGTGGCTGACGTTCCTCCGGGCGCTCGAACTCGCCGAGGAGACCGAATCGGGGTTCAAACGGACCAACCGGGAGCCGACACTCGAGAACGTGCGTGAGTCGTTCCTCGACCGAGTGTTCGGCGCCGAGGAGACGCTCGCGGCGCTGCAGAGTCGGAGGAACCCGCTCCCGGCCGACGAGGCGTTCGCTGCGCTTCGCCCGATGGTTCCGGGCTGGGAGCGACACAAGCAGCGCGGCTGGGAGGCGGTGTGGGCCGAGCGTGTCGGCGATATGTTGGAGTGGCTTGTGCTGCTAGGACTCGCCGAGCGGACCGAAACGGGTTACAGTGCGACCGATTCGTAA
- a CDS encoding protein of unknown function DUF77 (KEGG: hvo:HVO_2572 hypothetical protein~TIGRFAM: Protein of unknown function DUF77~PFAM: Protein of unknown function DUF77): MTVVAFLSVAPSTNDSMAPEVAKAVAALDEFDVSYETTPMGTTIEAETVGEIFAAAQAAHEAVDGDRVGTFLKIDDKRTKNTDAASKVEAVEAELGRVARSGDGGS, encoded by the coding sequence ATGACCGTTGTTGCATTCCTCTCGGTCGCACCGTCCACCAACGACTCCATGGCTCCCGAGGTGGCGAAAGCCGTCGCCGCACTCGATGAGTTTGACGTTTCCTACGAGACCACGCCGATGGGGACGACCATCGAGGCCGAGACTGTCGGAGAAATCTTCGCCGCCGCGCAGGCCGCCCACGAGGCCGTCGACGGCGACCGCGTTGGGACGTTCCTCAAAATCGACGACAAGCGGACCAAAAATACTGATGCGGCGTCGAAGGTGGAGGCCGTCGAGGCGGAGTTGGGGCGAGTGGCCCGGAGCGGGGACGGCGGCTCCTGA
- a CDS encoding Methenyltetrahydromethanopterin cyclohydrolase (PFAM: Methenyltetrahydromethanopterin cyclohydrolase~TIGRFAM: Methenyltetrahydromethanopterin cyclohydrolase~HAMAP: Methenyltetrahydromethanopterin cyclohydrolase~KEGG: hvo:HVO_2573 N(5)N(10)-methenyltetrahydromethanopterincyclohyd rolase) codes for MESINRMAVELVDEALDFADELNVAPYELDSGATVLDFGVEVDGGIEAGVLLAEIQTAGLATITTRMGRVDGAPVPHVELSTDHPGVALLCSQKAGWELDFEFFDGLGSGPARALVGEETEFEAMGYYDEFDLTVLAVESIDLPDDEIARHVADLAGVEESGVFLPTYALGSVAGSVAASARAPELAVWKLFEAGYDPTDVISVSGSAPVSPVSYDESEAMARTNDAVAYGGEVHLTVAEDDDALKQVTSTAAAEFGRPFGEIFEANDWDFEALPETVFGPAAATVDVLDGPTYRFGERNEELLAESFGF; via the coding sequence ATGGAGAGCATCAACCGGATGGCGGTCGAGTTGGTCGACGAGGCGCTCGATTTCGCCGACGAACTCAACGTCGCGCCCTACGAACTGGATTCGGGCGCGACCGTCCTCGACTTCGGCGTCGAGGTCGACGGCGGCATCGAGGCGGGCGTGTTGCTCGCGGAGATTCAGACGGCTGGGCTGGCGACAATCACGACCCGGATGGGCCGGGTCGACGGCGCGCCGGTCCCCCACGTCGAACTGTCGACTGATCACCCCGGCGTGGCGCTGCTCTGCTCGCAGAAGGCGGGTTGGGAGCTGGACTTCGAGTTCTTCGATGGGCTGGGATCGGGCCCCGCCCGTGCGCTTGTCGGCGAAGAGACCGAGTTCGAGGCCATGGGCTACTACGACGAGTTCGACCTGACGGTGCTGGCCGTCGAGAGCATCGACCTGCCCGACGACGAGATTGCTCGGCACGTCGCCGACCTCGCGGGCGTCGAGGAGAGCGGCGTCTTCCTGCCAACCTACGCCTTGGGCTCAGTTGCCGGGAGCGTCGCCGCGAGTGCCCGAGCCCCCGAGCTCGCGGTCTGGAAACTGTTCGAAGCCGGCTACGACCCGACGGACGTGATTTCGGTCTCCGGCAGCGCACCCGTTTCCCCCGTCAGCTACGACGAGAGCGAGGCGATGGCCCGGACCAACGACGCCGTCGCCTACGGTGGCGAAGTTCACCTGACCGTTGCGGAGGACGACGACGCGCTGAAGCAGGTCACCTCCACCGCCGCCGCGGAGTTCGGCCGACCGTTCGGTGAGATATTCGAGGCCAACGACTGGGACTTCGAGGCGCTGCCGGAGACGGTGTTCGGTCCGGCGGCGGCCACCGTCGACGTGCTCGACGGCCCAACCTACCGATTCGGGGAGCGGAACGAGGAGCTGTTGGCCGAGAGCTTCGGCTTCTGA
- a CDS encoding Amidase (PFAM: Amidase~KEGG: nmg:Nmag_3866 amidase): MPEEITGRSATELAAAIRSGELSPVTVVEAVLDRIDDTDDDVNAWVTVCAADARERARDAERAVERGEDLGPLHGVPVAIKDLTELEGVGLTYGTPAFKDHVAERDAVVVQRLKAAGAIPLGKTNTPEFGLRTITDNDLIGPTATPFDAERNAGGSSGGSAAAVAAAMVPIAQGSDAGGSIRIPAAFCHVVGIKPTYGRVPVDSRPNAFGSHTPMVHEGPIARTVEDAATMLDVLAGPHDRDPFSIPNSDEPFAEAVDCDVSEFEVGYSPDLGIFPIDSRIEQGVERGVDGLEQAGMSVDTAEVDVGQDLETLVNETSGPQWEANIAALAERLEESAGVEITGEHRDQFPEHVSRMAENGAERSAVEYLRADEARTEVYDGVEAALDGRDLLVCPVTTVPPFEHGIEGPSEVEGTPVNPESGWFLTFVFNLTGHPAASVPAGLVEGLPVGIQIVGHRHAEADVIAAAAALEREQPWHDDYPWA, encoded by the coding sequence ATGCCTGAGGAAATCACCGGCCGGTCGGCCACGGAGCTTGCGGCCGCCATTCGCTCGGGTGAGCTCTCGCCCGTTACGGTCGTGGAGGCCGTTCTCGACCGTATCGACGATACTGACGACGACGTGAATGCGTGGGTGACAGTCTGTGCAGCGGATGCTCGCGAACGTGCCCGAGACGCAGAACGCGCAGTCGAACGCGGCGAGGACCTGGGGCCGCTCCACGGTGTCCCCGTCGCAATCAAGGACCTCACCGAACTCGAGGGCGTGGGACTCACCTACGGCACACCGGCGTTCAAAGACCACGTGGCCGAGCGTGACGCGGTGGTCGTCCAGCGTCTGAAAGCGGCGGGCGCCATCCCGCTGGGCAAGACGAACACCCCCGAGTTCGGCCTGCGGACCATCACTGATAACGACCTTATCGGCCCCACTGCCACCCCGTTCGACGCCGAGCGTAACGCCGGCGGCTCATCTGGCGGCTCCGCAGCAGCTGTCGCAGCGGCGATGGTTCCCATCGCACAGGGGAGCGATGCGGGTGGCTCGATCCGTATTCCGGCGGCGTTCTGCCACGTCGTCGGTATCAAACCGACCTACGGTCGCGTCCCCGTCGACTCCCGCCCGAACGCCTTCGGGAGCCACACCCCGATGGTTCACGAAGGCCCGATAGCCCGGACTGTCGAGGATGCCGCGACGATGCTCGACGTGCTCGCGGGGCCCCACGACCGCGACCCGTTCAGTATTCCCAACAGCGACGAGCCGTTCGCCGAAGCCGTCGACTGCGACGTGAGCGAGTTCGAGGTGGGGTACAGTCCGGACCTCGGTATCTTCCCCATCGACAGCAGAATTGAGCAGGGTGTCGAACGGGGCGTCGATGGGCTGGAGCAGGCGGGGATGTCGGTCGATACTGCCGAGGTGGACGTAGGCCAGGACCTCGAAACGCTGGTCAACGAGACCTCTGGACCACAGTGGGAGGCAAATATCGCTGCGCTCGCGGAGCGTCTCGAAGAATCCGCGGGGGTCGAAATCACTGGGGAGCACCGCGACCAGTTCCCCGAGCACGTCTCCCGGATGGCCGAAAACGGTGCCGAGCGCTCGGCGGTGGAGTATCTCCGCGCCGACGAAGCCCGGACTGAGGTGTACGACGGCGTCGAAGCCGCACTCGACGGTCGGGACCTGCTCGTTTGCCCTGTCACTACCGTCCCGCCGTTCGAGCACGGAATCGAGGGGCCAAGCGAAGTGGAGGGGACCCCGGTGAACCCTGAATCCGGGTGGTTTCTGACGTTCGTCTTCAACCTCACTGGCCACCCCGCCGCCTCTGTCCCAGCGGGTCTCGTCGAGGGGCTCCCGGTCGGCATCCAGATTGTTGGCCACCGCCATGCCGAGGCGGACGTTATTGCGGCCGCGGCGGCGCTGGAGCGCGAGCAGCCCTGGCACGACGACTACCCCTGGGCCTGA
- a CDS encoding PAS sensor protein (TIGRFAM: PAS~PFAM: PAS fold~KEGG: htu:Htur_3223 multi-sensor signal transduction histidine kinase~SMART: PAC motif) encodes MVPNPDRLRSVPVPPGWLSGLVAAGTIGAFAAAYSFDPIILSVTLTEAVYLVLALVVLSLVRRLDIGLLELGVQLFVLARLVEFLDELFVGAKPFVEPYLSGLLTLTSLAVISVGVYVLVRERDDRVERLETRAAELSRKNELIEQAPISVTVADIAKEDEPLIEVNDAFHNMTGYTVEQTLGQNCRFLQGEETEQAKVDSMREAVEATESVQVTLKNYRQDGTMFWNEVTLAPLHDAHGETNFYVGFQQDATARKEYELALEEQRDNLDVLTRMLQHDIRNDLQLIQGHGELAREYVEEGGRSHLETTLEATADAIALTKTARDLSETMLETDYEPQPVPLASTLRARLMRSGRAIRTRSFRWMTRFRNCTSPPTNCLTPSSGISSGTPSSTTTRRRPK; translated from the coding sequence ATGGTACCCAACCCGGATCGCCTTCGGTCGGTCCCCGTCCCGCCGGGCTGGCTCAGCGGGCTCGTCGCGGCTGGAACAATCGGTGCGTTCGCCGCTGCCTACTCCTTCGACCCGATTATTCTCTCTGTGACGCTCACCGAGGCAGTGTATCTCGTCCTCGCGCTGGTGGTCCTCTCTCTGGTCCGTCGCCTGGATATTGGACTCCTCGAACTCGGCGTCCAACTGTTCGTGCTCGCTCGACTGGTGGAGTTTCTGGACGAACTGTTTGTCGGCGCCAAGCCGTTCGTCGAGCCGTATCTGAGCGGGCTGCTAACGCTGACGAGTCTCGCGGTTATCTCCGTCGGTGTGTACGTCCTCGTGCGCGAACGCGACGACCGAGTCGAGAGACTGGAGACACGCGCCGCGGAACTCTCACGGAAGAACGAACTCATCGAGCAAGCGCCGATTAGCGTCACTGTCGCCGATATTGCCAAGGAAGACGAACCGCTGATCGAAGTGAACGACGCATTCCACAACATGACCGGCTACACCGTCGAGCAGACCCTCGGCCAGAACTGTCGGTTCCTCCAAGGCGAGGAGACCGAGCAGGCGAAAGTCGACAGCATGCGCGAGGCTGTTGAGGCGACTGAATCGGTGCAGGTGACGCTCAAGAACTACCGGCAAGATGGCACCATGTTCTGGAACGAGGTGACGTTGGCGCCGCTCCACGACGCCCACGGCGAGACGAACTTTTACGTTGGCTTCCAACAGGACGCAACCGCGCGCAAGGAGTACGAACTCGCGCTCGAGGAGCAACGGGACAACCTCGACGTGCTCACTCGGATGCTCCAGCACGACATCCGGAACGACCTCCAGTTGATTCAGGGCCACGGCGAACTGGCCCGGGAGTACGTTGAGGAGGGAGGCCGCTCGCACCTCGAGACCACGCTCGAGGCGACGGCCGACGCTATCGCGCTCACCAAAACCGCCCGCGACCTCTCTGAAACGATGTTGGAGACCGACTACGAGCCCCAGCCCGTCCCGCTTGCGTCCACGCTCCGGGCGAGGTTGATGCGCTCAGGGAGAGCTATCCGGACGCGGTCGTTTCGATGGATGACCCGGTTCCGGAACTGCACATCGCCGCCGACGAACTGCTTGACTCCGTCTTCCGGAATCTCCTCAGGAACGCCGTCCAGCACAACAACAAGGAGACGCCCAAAGTAA